Proteins encoded by one window of Massilia sp. NR 4-1:
- a CDS encoding EAL domain-containing protein has product MARRRRSSSSIAFAAAATLGAGLAVTTVLFVAVTALEYGKMELSFQQRATVRAAAIQRGFVDAVEVLSITNQLFRTVEPVSREQFREFTRPLLERYPFVSAFNFHRVLTHPQKLAYEAEMRKQHEGFAVRQMIGSEMRPAPESELYSVVDFLEPLQGNERAFGLEVLSNAAVRKAVDEMLDSGRPAATALLRLAQDASAESGMVLLMPVFHHGAPSATPEQRRAAWIGDTGAVIRTTSLVYTILQGGGLLDDQQLVLSVYAGDPSQPANLVFSHGLQRGDTQPDHLFWRWLSPEYHGSELKSFDVLGRPWHVRVEAKPRPFLADHLGSLCTLVGGLLFSILAAAYVQSLVQRSRRVQLLVDARTADLQRSNERLIEDVAARKRAERKLQESEQRFRRLLALSSDWYWEQDANFCFTNVTGGFFEKGHIRKESYIGRTRWEAHPDMLQTKWGREHKALLESRLPFTNVEYSMRGDDGVERWFITSGEPVYDAQGEFRGYRGTGSEITERKLAEQRIQHIAHHDVLTGLPNRMLLQDRLSQAVAYANRSNHPIWVMLIDLDRFKFVNDSLGHKAGDQLLVTVASRLQTSLRASDTVARLSGDEFVAILSEYPDESLSPDIVQRVMSNLAQPVLLEGKEFFVTCSIGVAVYEGDASAAQHLIEHADIAMYSAKKMGRNCFQFYQPAMNEEAQERLRIEGALRKALEREEFVLHYQPQLDLDSGEVVGMEALLRWQHPELGTVPPQRFIGLAEETGLILPIGAWVLHSACAQAKAWQDAGLPALRVAVNLSARQFSQPGLVDEIRGVLAQTGLPASCLEIELTESLFMNDVQQAVTLLHELKALGVTLSIDDFGTGYSSLSYLRNFPIDVLKIDRSFVSDIAHDAEDAAIVASIIALAHNLKLRVIAEGVESREQLDYLRRNGCHAMQGYYFSRPLAPRDFEQMLREGRNLGLAPLRTGTTG; this is encoded by the coding sequence ATGGCTCGCCGCCGCCGGTCATCCTCGTCCATTGCCTTTGCCGCAGCCGCCACGCTGGGCGCGGGCCTGGCTGTGACGACCGTGCTGTTCGTGGCGGTGACGGCGCTCGAATACGGCAAGATGGAGCTGAGTTTCCAGCAGCGCGCCACTGTGCGCGCCGCCGCCATCCAGCGCGGCTTCGTCGATGCGGTCGAGGTGCTGTCGATCACCAACCAGCTGTTCCGCACCGTGGAACCGGTCAGCCGCGAGCAGTTCCGCGAATTCACCCGCCCCCTGCTGGAGCGCTACCCCTTCGTCAGCGCCTTCAACTTCCACCGCGTGCTGACCCACCCGCAAAAGCTCGCCTATGAAGCCGAGATGCGCAAGCAGCACGAGGGCTTCGCGGTGCGGCAGATGATCGGCAGCGAGATGCGGCCCGCGCCCGAGAGCGAGCTGTATAGCGTGGTCGATTTCCTGGAGCCGCTGCAAGGCAATGAGCGCGCCTTCGGCCTGGAAGTGCTGAGCAATGCGGCCGTGCGCAAGGCCGTCGATGAAATGCTGGACAGCGGCCGCCCCGCCGCCACCGCCCTGCTGCGCCTGGCCCAGGACGCCAGCGCCGAAAGCGGCATGGTGCTGCTGATGCCCGTGTTCCACCACGGCGCACCCAGCGCCACGCCGGAACAGCGCCGCGCCGCCTGGATCGGCGATACCGGCGCCGTGATCCGCACCACCTCCCTGGTCTACACCATCCTGCAAGGCGGCGGCCTGCTGGACGACCAGCAGCTGGTGCTCAGCGTGTATGCGGGCGATCCGTCGCAGCCGGCCAACCTGGTGTTCAGCCATGGTCTGCAGCGCGGCGACACCCAGCCCGACCACCTGTTCTGGCGCTGGCTCTCGCCCGAATACCATGGCAGCGAACTCAAATCCTTCGATGTGCTGGGACGGCCCTGGCATGTGCGGGTCGAGGCCAAGCCGCGCCCCTTCCTGGCCGACCATCTGGGTTCGCTCTGCACCCTGGTCGGCGGCCTGCTGTTCAGCATCCTGGCGGCGGCCTATGTGCAATCCCTGGTGCAGCGCTCGCGCCGCGTGCAGCTGCTGGTCGATGCGCGCACCGCCGATCTGCAGCGCAGCAACGAACGCCTGATCGAGGATGTGGCGGCGCGCAAGCGCGCCGAGCGCAAGCTGCAGGAAAGCGAACAGCGCTTCCGCCGCCTGCTGGCCCTGTCCTCCGACTGGTATTGGGAGCAGGACGCCAACTTCTGCTTCACCAATGTGACCGGCGGCTTCTTCGAAAAAGGCCATATCCGCAAGGAGAGCTATATCGGCCGCACGCGCTGGGAAGCGCATCCCGACATGCTGCAGACCAAGTGGGGGCGCGAGCACAAAGCCTTGCTGGAATCGCGCCTGCCCTTCACCAATGTGGAGTACTCGATGCGCGGCGACGACGGCGTGGAGCGCTGGTTCATCACCAGCGGCGAGCCGGTCTACGACGCCCAGGGCGAGTTCCGCGGCTACCGCGGCACCGGCAGCGAGATCACCGAACGCAAACTGGCCGAACAGCGCATCCAGCACATCGCCCACCACGACGTGCTGACCGGCCTGCCCAACCGCATGCTGCTGCAGGACCGCCTGAGCCAGGCCGTGGCCTACGCCAACCGCAGCAACCACCCGATCTGGGTCATGCTGATCGATCTGGACCGCTTCAAGTTCGTCAACGACAGCCTGGGCCACAAGGCCGGCGACCAGTTGCTGGTGACGGTGGCCAGCCGCCTGCAAACCAGCCTGCGCGCCAGCGACACCGTGGCCCGCCTGTCGGGCGACGAATTCGTCGCCATCCTCAGCGAATACCCGGACGAGTCGCTCTCGCCCGACATCGTGCAGCGCGTGATGAGCAATCTGGCCCAGCCCGTGCTGCTGGAAGGGAAAGAGTTCTTCGTCACCTGCAGCATCGGCGTCGCCGTGTACGAGGGCGATGCCAGCGCCGCCCAGCACCTGATCGAGCACGCCGACATCGCCATGTATTCGGCCAAGAAAATGGGCCGCAACTGCTTCCAGTTCTACCAGCCGGCCATGAACGAGGAGGCGCAGGAGCGCCTGCGCATCGAGGGCGCCTTGCGCAAGGCGCTGGAGCGCGAGGAATTCGTGCTGCATTACCAGCCCCAGCTCGACCTGGACAGCGGCGAAGTGGTGGGCATGGAAGCGCTGCTGCGCTGGCAGCATCCCGAACTGGGCACGGTGCCGCCGCAGCGCTTTATCGGCCTGGCCGAGGAAACGGGCCTGATCCTGCCGATCGGCGCCTGGGTGCTGCACAGCGCCTGCGCCCAGGCCAAGGCCTGGCAGGACGCCGGCCTGCCCGCCCTGCGTGTGGCGGTCAACCTGTCGGCGCGCCAGTTCAGCCAGCCCGGCCTGGTGGACGAGATCCGCGGCGTGCTGGCGCAGACCGGCCTGCCCGCCTCCTGCCTGGAGATCGAGCTGACCGAAAGCCTGTTCATGAACGATGTGCAGCAGGCCGTGACCCTGCTGCACGAGCTGAAGGCACTGGGCGTCACGCTGTCCATTGACGACTTCGGCACCGGCTACTCCAGCTTGTCCTATCTGCGCAACTTCCCGATTGATGTGCTGAAGATCGACCGCTCCTTCGTCAGCGATATCGCGCATGACGCCGAAGACGCGGCCATCGTGGCTTCCATCATTGCACTCGCTCACAATCTGAAGTTGCGCGTGATCGCGGAAGGGGTAGAATCGCGGGAGCAGCTCGACTACCTGCGGCGCAACGGATGCCATGCCATGCAAGGCTATTATTTCAGCCGTCCGCTCGCACCACGGGATTTTGAACAAATGCTGCGCGAGGGGAGAAATCTCGGCCTCGCGCCGCTTCGCACGGGGACCACAGGATGA